The following nucleotide sequence is from Peribacillus sp. ACCC06369.
TCAATCATTGGAGAATGTAATTAGAGGAGGTAAGTGATGGGAATCTTCCAAAGTATAAATATGACTGGGTCTAGTCTGACCAGTCAAAGGTTAAGGATGGATGTAATATCTGCGAATATGGCTAATGCCGATACGACCAGGGGAGAATATGACGCGGAATCGAAAACATGGAAACCATACACAAGAAAAGCGGTTGTGATGCAAAGTAAGGAAGAAGGTTTTTCAAGTTTTTTAAACGCAGCATCCGGAAAAACAAGCGAGGTCGGGAATGGAGTAAAGGTGACTGGAATTGTTAAAGACAAAACACCTTTTGAACTGGATTACAATCCCGAACACCCAGATGCCAATGAAGACGGTTATGTTGAAATGCCAAATGTCGACCCGCTTAGGGAAATGGTCGATTTAATGAATGTAACACGTTCATACGAAGCAAATGTGACAGTTTTAAATGCATCAAAGGGAATGATGATGAAAGCGTTGGAAATCGGAAAATAAAATTTGAATGGAGAGTGTTGATATGGAGGGGATTTCTCTTTCGCCAATGGACCATCCAGGTAATGTGCTGAAAAAAAATCAGAACAATACTAATACACCATACGAAGCACACCGGAATTTTGCGTCGGTATTAAAAGAATCAATGGATAAAGTCAACGAAACACAAGCAACATCTGATGACCTTACAACCAAACTGGTTAATGGAGATGATGTTGAGCTTCATTCGGTGATGATAGCTTCACAAAAAGCCAGCGTTACCATGCAGGCTACATTAGAGGTTCGGAATAAGGTTGTTGAAGCCTACCAAGAAATGATGAGAATGAGTATATAGCATTCATTTTTAAGACCTCATTAATATTGAGAAAAATGACCAGGGGGAAAATGAATCCCCCACTCATAAATTCATAGACTGACCGGGGGATTTAAATGAATGAAGTATTAGTGAATGTTAAGAACAAATTAACTACTTACTGGAAGAGCCGCAGTAAAAAACAAAAAATGATGATGATTGGTTCAGCAGCATTGATTATCATCATCATTACGGCTGTTTCAATTTTAACCACTCGTACGACGCTGGTGCCCTTATATTCCAATTTAACTCCATCGGAGACGGGGAG
It contains:
- the flgC gene encoding flagellar basal body rod protein FlgC translates to MGIFQSINMTGSSLTSQRLRMDVISANMANADTTRGEYDAESKTWKPYTRKAVVMQSKEEGFSSFLNAASGKTSEVGNGVKVTGIVKDKTPFELDYNPEHPDANEDGYVEMPNVDPLREMVDLMNVTRSYEANVTVLNASKGMMMKALEIGK
- the fliE gene encoding flagellar hook-basal body complex protein FliE — encoded protein: MDHPGNVLKKNQNNTNTPYEAHRNFASVLKESMDKVNETQATSDDLTTKLVNGDDVELHSVMIASQKASVTMQATLEVRNKVVEAYQEMMRMSI